In one uncultured Methanoregula sp. genomic region, the following are encoded:
- the hypD gene encoding hydrogenase formation protein HypD has protein sequence MATGKEIADMLHEQVDRDMTFMHICGTHEAAIARTGLRSLLPEQLKIVMGPGCPVCITPQGEIDAALDLVEKNCIIATYGDLLRVPGSKGSLESCGGDVRVVQGVHKAVEIANKTDKEVVFISVGFETTAPTVAATILSHPPENFSILSCHRIVPPAMQWLLEQGEAKLNGFMLPGHVCTVMGYEEYEHFPVPQVVAGFEAEDILLGLLMLVRQVKEGTTRVDNAYPRAVSREGNVKAKEIMYRVFESSDVEWRGFPVIRGSGLRLKKEFEQYDAQKKFAIIYKHISKHSACACDRILRGISQPSDCKLFGKVCTPRTPVGPCMVSHEGACKIWHMYQTKKA, from the coding sequence ATGGCGACGGGAAAAGAGATTGCAGACATGCTGCATGAACAAGTCGACCGTGACATGACGTTCATGCACATCTGCGGTACGCATGAAGCAGCGATCGCACGAACCGGGCTGCGCAGCCTGCTCCCGGAGCAGCTGAAGATTGTCATGGGACCGGGCTGCCCTGTCTGTATCACACCCCAGGGGGAGATCGATGCAGCACTCGATCTGGTGGAGAAGAACTGTATTATTGCAACATACGGTGATCTCCTGCGGGTACCGGGATCCAAAGGTTCGCTTGAATCCTGTGGCGGCGATGTCCGGGTCGTACAGGGCGTCCATAAGGCAGTTGAGATAGCCAATAAGACTGATAAAGAAGTTGTTTTCATCTCGGTCGGGTTCGAGACCACGGCCCCGACCGTTGCTGCGACAATCCTTTCACATCCCCCGGAGAATTTCTCCATTCTCTCGTGCCACCGGATTGTCCCACCGGCCATGCAGTGGCTGCTGGAACAGGGAGAGGCAAAGCTCAACGGTTTCATGCTTCCCGGTCATGTCTGCACGGTCATGGGCTATGAAGAATACGAGCATTTCCCGGTCCCCCAGGTTGTTGCCGGCTTCGAGGCCGAGGATATTCTCCTGGGTCTCCTGATGCTGGTCCGGCAGGTAAAAGAGGGAACCACCCGGGTGGACAATGCCTATCCCCGTGCCGTAAGCCGGGAGGGAAATGTGAAGGCAAAAGAGATCATGTACCGGGTTTTCGAGTCATCGGATGTGGAGTGGCGCGGGTTCCCGGTCATCAGGGGTTCCGGCCTGCGGCTGAAGAAGGAGTTCGAGCAGTACGATGCGCAGAAGAAGTTCGCTATAATCTATAAGCACATCAGCAAGCACTCCGCCTGCGCCTGTGACAGGATCCTGCGCGGGATATCCCAGCCGTCTGACTGCAAACTATTCGGTAAAGTCTGCACACCCCGGACACCGGTCGGTCCCTGCATGGTGAGCCATGAGGGCGCCTGCAAGATCTGGCATATGTACCAGACAAAAAAAGCCTGA
- a CDS encoding glycosyltransferase family 2 protein, whose product MAETSPYSYENGIKVVPIRISPSQYTSPNHTDITHSPLKGLIAVIPTYNDEITIGSVVVQAMQYVDRVIVVDDNSTDKTPEIARLAGADVMQLHIHTGKAYALLLGLRSAREQDCKAVVTLDADGQQHIHDIPKIAARVISGDADLIIGSRFLEKSTTTPFSKQFQSVYFRNSNKFGSGKTFTDLQSKFRAMSSKALENLDFNTDGFNIQSDIITHFLGKGLIVDEVQLTNLFIQPSDAEWGNPIKVLAAMPAYNEEKYIAKTIVGARKYVDKVLVVDDGSTDTTKEIAEGLGALVVKHEINSGYGAALRSIFNKARELHVDALVILDADGQHNPVDIGKVLDALVQCDVDVVIGSRFIDGSDKQIPGYRKVGMKVLDGATRIAGVAEISDSQSGFRAYGKRAIDVIKLKGEGMSAGSEILIQISDHNLKIAEVPINVRYDIEDTSTIHPVRHGMSVLSKIIGLITYRKPLLAFGIPGLALILGGMIAELWVFAELRVNSVFHDVLAIGSAFILVLGMLLLIAGIILNSLVRIVNECK is encoded by the coding sequence ATGGCGGAAACAAGTCCTTACTCGTATGAGAATGGTATAAAAGTTGTACCTATCAGAATTTCTCCATCCCAGTATACATCTCCGAACCACACGGATATCACTCACAGTCCTCTGAAAGGTTTGATTGCAGTCATTCCCACGTATAATGATGAGATCACAATTGGATCCGTCGTTGTCCAGGCAATGCAATATGTTGATCGTGTGATTGTCGTCGATGATAATTCTACAGACAAAACTCCGGAGATTGCCAGACTTGCCGGTGCGGATGTAATGCAACTTCATATCCATACCGGTAAAGCATATGCCCTTCTTCTCGGCCTCAGGAGCGCCCGCGAACAAGACTGTAAAGCAGTCGTAACTCTGGACGCTGACGGGCAGCAACACATCCACGATATTCCCAAAATTGCAGCTCGTGTAATCAGTGGTGATGCAGATCTTATTATTGGATCGCGTTTTCTGGAGAAAAGTACAACGACACCATTCTCAAAACAATTTCAGAGTGTATACTTCCGTAATTCCAATAAATTCGGTTCTGGTAAGACGTTTACTGATCTGCAATCCAAATTCCGCGCAATGAGCAGTAAAGCCTTGGAGAATCTGGATTTCAATACGGATGGATTCAACATCCAGTCAGATATAATTACCCATTTCCTTGGCAAGGGATTAATCGTCGATGAGGTCCAGTTGACAAACCTGTTCATACAACCTTCCGATGCTGAATGGGGAAACCCGATAAAAGTGCTCGCAGCAATGCCAGCATATAATGAAGAAAAATATATTGCAAAAACCATCGTCGGTGCCCGGAAATATGTTGACAAGGTACTTGTTGTTGATGATGGATCAACAGATACAACGAAAGAAATTGCAGAAGGTCTTGGGGCACTTGTAGTAAAACACGAGATAAATTCAGGGTATGGTGCAGCACTCCGGTCCATTTTCAATAAAGCCAGGGAATTACATGTAGATGCGCTCGTGATCCTTGATGCAGATGGTCAGCATAATCCCGTGGATATCGGGAAGGTTCTTGATGCACTCGTTCAATGCGACGTTGACGTTGTCATCGGATCACGGTTCATAGATGGATCCGATAAGCAGATCCCCGGATACCGTAAGGTCGGCATGAAAGTCCTTGATGGCGCAACCCGGATTGCCGGAGTCGCCGAGATCAGCGATTCACAGAGCGGGTTCCGGGCTTATGGCAAACGGGCGATTGACGTGATCAAACTGAAAGGCGAAGGAATGTCCGCGGGATCTGAAATACTGATCCAGATCAGTGATCACAATCTCAAAATCGCGGAGGTTCCGATAAATGTCCGGTACGATATCGAGGATACCTCTACAATACATCCGGTCAGACATGGGATGTCGGTATTATCGAAAATAATTGGATTGATTACCTACCGCAAACCGCTGCTTGCGTTTGGAATCCCCGGATTAGCACTTATTCTGGGTGGAATGATCGCCGAACTCTGGGTGTTTGCGGAATTACGTGTGAACTCTGTTTTCCATGACGTCCTTGCAATTGGGAGTGCATTTATCCTGGTGCTGGGGATGTTGCTGCTGATTGCTGGTATAATCCTGAATTCATTGGTGAGGATTGTGAATGAATGCAAGTGA